A single genomic interval of Chitinophaga sp. 180180018-3 harbors:
- a CDS encoding GTP-binding protein, producing the protein MERLPVTVLSGFLGAGKTTLLNHVLHNRENIRVAVIVNDMSEVNIDAQLVRNENTLHKTEERLVEMSNGCICCTLREDLLKEVAALAAEKRFDYLLIESTGISEPIPVAQTFCYQDEDNGIDLSSVSRLDTMVTVVDAFNFSNDYGSIAQLHEKGLTDDENDSRTIVNLLTDQVEFADVIVLNKCDLVSAEKLGNLKAVLRKLNARARIIEAVNAQVPLSDILHTGLFDFDTTSQSAGWQAELENEHTPETEEYGISSFVYRSRKPFHPERFWKYINESWPGNVIRSKGLFWLASRPNIAVNWSQAGGSLRAEKAGYWWCAIPRKQWQLNQETLDLINARWDERFADRYNELVIIGQELDAHGIIIDLDSCLCTEEEILRFKKGSAFKDPFPII; encoded by the coding sequence ATGGAAAGATTACCTGTTACGGTGCTGAGCGGCTTCCTCGGCGCGGGGAAGACTACTTTGCTCAATCACGTCCTGCATAATCGCGAAAATATTCGTGTAGCCGTTATCGTGAATGATATGAGCGAAGTCAATATTGATGCCCAACTCGTAAGAAATGAAAATACCCTGCACAAAACAGAGGAACGTCTGGTGGAAATGAGCAACGGTTGTATCTGTTGTACATTGAGGGAAGACCTGCTGAAAGAAGTGGCAGCTTTGGCAGCAGAAAAACGCTTCGACTATCTCCTGATAGAATCCACCGGAATTTCGGAACCGATCCCAGTTGCGCAAACTTTCTGCTACCAGGATGAAGACAATGGTATAGACCTCAGTAGCGTCAGCCGGCTCGATACAATGGTAACCGTAGTAGATGCCTTCAACTTCTCCAATGATTACGGCAGCATCGCTCAACTACATGAAAAAGGACTCACTGATGATGAAAACGACAGCCGCACCATCGTTAACCTGCTCACAGATCAGGTGGAATTTGCGGATGTTATTGTGCTGAATAAATGTGACCTCGTGAGTGCGGAAAAACTGGGCAATCTGAAAGCAGTACTGCGTAAACTCAACGCAAGAGCCAGGATCATTGAAGCCGTGAATGCTCAGGTTCCCCTGAGTGATATCCTGCATACCGGCCTGTTCGATTTTGACACTACTTCCCAAAGTGCCGGATGGCAGGCAGAACTGGAAAATGAACATACACCGGAAACAGAGGAATACGGTATTTCTTCCTTTGTATACCGCAGCAGAAAACCCTTTCACCCGGAGCGCTTCTGGAAATATATCAATGAAAGCTGGCCGGGAAACGTCATCCGCAGTAAAGGTCTTTTCTGGCTGGCCTCCCGCCCGAATATAGCTGTTAACTGGAGCCAGGCCGGCGGCTCATTGCGCGCGGAAAAAGCAGGCTACTGGTGGTGCGCCATCCCCCGCAAACAGTGGCAACTCAACCAGGAAACATTGGATCTTATCAACGCCCGCTGGGACGAACGCTTCGCTGACCGGTATAATGAACTCGTCATCATCGGCCAGGAACTGGATGCACATGGCATTATCATCGACCTTGACAGCTGCCTGTGCACCGAAGAAGAAATACTGCGCTTCAAAAAGGGCTCGGCTTTTAAAGATCCATTTCCAATTATTTAG
- a CDS encoding MerC domain-containing protein — protein sequence MEVNFFKKMNLDAVGIGASLLCALHCALLPLFLTALPLMGTQILENKQLEYALLGVSFFIGCFALGRGYIRLHRRLLPLLLFVAGFSLLLAGHYLLDGGYKESLVILLGAIGVMLAHFINIRHGRTCKTHKHQL from the coding sequence ATGGAAGTGAACTTTTTTAAGAAGATGAACCTGGATGCAGTAGGTATTGGCGCTTCCCTGCTTTGTGCCCTTCATTGTGCCCTGCTGCCGCTTTTTTTAACAGCCCTTCCTCTGATGGGCACTCAGATACTGGAGAATAAACAACTCGAATACGCGCTGTTAGGAGTTTCCTTCTTCATAGGTTGTTTCGCACTCGGGCGCGGATATATTCGCCTGCACCGGCGCCTGCTTCCTCTCCTGTTGTTTGTTGCGGGCTTTTCGCTGCTGCTGGCCGGCCATTACCTGCTGGATGGAGGCTATAAGGAATCGCTTGTGATACTATTGGGAGCTATTGGTGTAATGCTGGCGCATTTCATCAATATACGCCATGGCAGAACATGTAAAACGCATAAACACCAGCTATAG
- a CDS encoding SCO family protein — protein MSKKAIILISFFVVLSVGFLGYAGYVIKGQTGTFLGKEKLPILGAPGHTIPGFSFTDQEGHTRTKADVDGKIYVSEFFFTTCTGICPKMNANMDKVYAKYKNKPDFLILSHTVDPDHDSVPVLKQYAAKHGADSRNWWFLTGDKKQLYRLARQGYLVDDGTYTGDEDFVHTQWFALVDKTGQIRGLYEGTKQVDIDKLINDIDRLMEE, from the coding sequence ATGTCGAAGAAAGCAATTATACTGATATCATTTTTTGTAGTCTTGAGCGTAGGATTTCTGGGTTATGCCGGGTACGTCATTAAAGGTCAAACGGGGACTTTCCTGGGAAAAGAGAAACTACCCATATTAGGGGCACCGGGGCATACCATACCGGGCTTTTCGTTTACTGATCAGGAAGGGCATACCCGTACCAAAGCTGATGTGGATGGTAAGATCTACGTATCTGAGTTCTTTTTTACTACCTGTACCGGTATTTGTCCGAAGATGAATGCCAATATGGATAAAGTATACGCGAAGTATAAGAACAAGCCTGATTTTCTTATCCTGTCGCATACTGTTGATCCGGACCACGACAGTGTGCCGGTTTTAAAACAATATGCAGCCAAACATGGTGCGGACTCCAGGAACTGGTGGTTCCTTACCGGGGATAAAAAGCAACTTTACCGCCTGGCGCGGCAGGGCTACCTGGTAGACGACGGTACCTACACCGGTGATGAAGATTTCGTACATACCCAATGGTTTGCCCTGGTAGATAAGACCGGGCAGATACGTGGATTGTACGAGGGTACCAAGCAAGTGGATATTGATAAACTGATCAACGACATAGATCGTTTAATGGAGGAGTAA
- a CDS encoding lamin tail domain-containing protein has protein sequence MRLIIVCALLLPAIAGFARIPDRYDLVIHEIMPKPLPAKGLPPYEYVELKNRSSQPVQLKNWRLGINRREVVLPAYLLQPDSLVLLCTPAAVPAFHVADALGIDRFPALADDSCVLVLYDPAHRVIHAIDYNLGWYNGTAAAKGGVSLEMVDPAFPCSGRRNWMACTDAAGGTPGKVNAVAGRMTDPAKPDLVFAGITDSIHLLLQFGKPVDSVQAADPQHYQFTGGLRAVAAQPVMPLLAAVLITLNSPIQDGEIYTVHTTGITDCNDQESLLYNTITFMIPHPPEPDDIVINEVLFYPPAGIPEFIEIYNGGSRAIDLQQLRLGTWKADNATEGWKSITASSRLLMPGGFLALTTDVYRLSNYYHHLAASSAQQVGSLPPMPHANGNIALLRADSLVIDRLYYNEKMHFPLASDVRGISLERLQYNRPSSDPSNWHSAAATSGYATPGLPNSQYYPQSDDTLHVSLSPAVFSPDQDGIDKVTLLSWQLPGPGYVGNITIYEATGRVVRYLARNMLMGNKGTLQWDGLGENAVILPSGIYIFLIDLFNLKGEVKHIKRTVVMARKLSRG, from the coding sequence ATGCGACTAATCATTGTTTGTGCCCTGCTGTTACCGGCTATAGCCGGATTTGCCCGTATACCGGACAGGTATGACCTCGTTATTCACGAAATAATGCCTAAACCATTACCCGCAAAGGGATTACCTCCTTATGAATATGTGGAGCTGAAGAACCGGAGCAGCCAGCCCGTTCAGCTGAAAAACTGGCGGTTAGGGATCAACCGGCGGGAAGTAGTATTACCCGCGTATCTGCTGCAGCCGGATAGTCTTGTGCTGCTTTGCACTCCGGCAGCAGTACCGGCTTTCCATGTCGCTGATGCACTGGGAATAGACCGCTTCCCGGCCCTGGCGGATGATTCATGTGTATTGGTACTATACGATCCGGCTCACCGCGTTATTCATGCTATTGACTATAACCTGGGCTGGTACAACGGCACTGCTGCCGCCAAAGGCGGTGTGAGCCTTGAAATGGTTGATCCGGCGTTTCCCTGCAGCGGAAGGCGTAATTGGATGGCTTGTACAGATGCTGCCGGCGGAACCCCGGGGAAAGTCAATGCAGTGGCCGGCCGGATGACCGATCCGGCAAAACCGGATCTGGTTTTTGCAGGGATTACTGACAGTATTCATTTGCTGCTGCAATTCGGAAAACCGGTCGACAGTGTGCAGGCGGCAGATCCACAGCATTATCAGTTTACGGGCGGGCTCCGCGCAGTGGCCGCCCAGCCGGTAATGCCATTGCTGGCTGCCGTGCTGATAACATTGAATTCCCCCATACAGGATGGAGAGATCTATACCGTTCACACAACAGGCATTACCGATTGCAATGACCAGGAAAGCCTGCTGTACAATACGATAACGTTTATGATTCCTCATCCGCCGGAACCTGATGATATCGTCATCAATGAGGTGTTATTTTATCCCCCTGCCGGCATACCGGAATTCATAGAAATCTATAATGGCGGTTCCCGTGCTATTGACCTGCAGCAGCTGCGACTCGGCACCTGGAAAGCAGATAATGCGACGGAAGGATGGAAGAGCATAACGGCATCCAGCCGTTTGCTGATGCCTGGAGGATTCCTGGCGCTGACTACAGATGTATACAGGCTCAGTAATTACTATCACCACCTGGCGGCTTCCTCGGCGCAACAGGTAGGAAGCCTGCCTCCTATGCCTCATGCTAACGGGAATATTGCACTGCTGCGGGCCGACAGCCTCGTGATCGACCGGCTGTATTACAATGAAAAAATGCATTTTCCCCTTGCCAGCGATGTACGCGGCATATCATTGGAACGGCTGCAATACAATCGTCCGTCGTCTGATCCGTCCAATTGGCATTCTGCTGCAGCAACAAGTGGTTATGCCACTCCCGGATTGCCTAATTCCCAATACTATCCGCAGTCCGACGACACACTGCATGTTTCGTTATCACCTGCCGTATTTTCTCCTGATCAGGATGGCATTGACAAGGTAACGTTGCTATCCTGGCAATTGCCCGGCCCTGGCTATGTTGGAAACATTACCATCTATGAAGCCACCGGTCGTGTGGTAAGGTACCTGGCCAGGAATATGCTGATGGGAAACAAAGGCACCTTACAATGGGATGGTCTTGGAGAGAATGCAGTTATTTTACCTTCAGGAATTTATATATTTTTAATTGACTTATTTAATCTCAAGGGTGAGGTGAAACACATCAAACGAACAGTGGTGATGGCACGAAAGTTGAGCAGAGGCTGA
- a CDS encoding DUF2461 domain-containing protein: protein MLQPSTLKFLKSLRLNNNKVWFDEHKTEYLAAKADFESMVQQLIDGLARQDPGTQGLQVKDCVFRIYKDVRFSKDKTPYKANLAASFQSGGKKSTLAGYYFHLEPGGNSFAGGGIWMPAAPELKKLRQEIDYNFKEFEQLISGKDFIKHFGKIEGESLKSAPQGYQPDNPAIAYLKLKSMVVSHPFSDESCTQPALVREILKTFALMQPLIGFINRAMD, encoded by the coding sequence ATGTTACAGCCGTCCACGTTAAAATTTCTGAAGTCGCTCAGGCTGAATAATAACAAAGTCTGGTTCGACGAACATAAAACCGAATACCTGGCAGCGAAAGCTGATTTTGAAAGCATGGTACAGCAGTTAATTGACGGGCTGGCCAGACAGGATCCTGGTACACAGGGTTTACAGGTAAAAGATTGCGTTTTTCGCATTTATAAAGATGTGAGGTTTTCCAAAGACAAGACCCCATACAAGGCAAATCTGGCGGCTTCTTTTCAGAGTGGGGGAAAGAAATCTACCCTTGCCGGATATTATTTTCATCTGGAACCAGGTGGGAACAGTTTTGCAGGTGGGGGAATCTGGATGCCTGCTGCGCCGGAACTGAAAAAGCTACGGCAGGAAATAGATTATAATTTCAAAGAGTTCGAACAGCTGATCTCCGGGAAAGATTTTATCAAACACTTCGGTAAAATAGAAGGAGAATCCCTGAAGTCAGCTCCCCAGGGATATCAGCCGGATAATCCGGCCATTGCTTACCTGAAGCTAAAAAGCATGGTGGTTTCCCATCCGTTCTCAGATGAAAGCTGTACACAACCCGCTTTGGTAAGAGAGATACTCAAAACATTTGCCCTGATGCAGCCATTGATTGGATTTATCAATCGCGCTATGGACTAA
- a CDS encoding M3 family oligoendopeptidase yields MDNNLSADIKKLPREFLPENFTVTTWDALQPYFEELVQRPVANVADLGKWLKDISELEAVISEDACWRQIRMTCDTTDKTLEEAFTYFCMEIQPRLQPYADALNKKLLDSPFVNELDQDLYKTYLRNVRKQVKLFREENIPIQAELSVMAQQYGVIAGKMTINVKGQEYTLQQAAKFLENSDRSLREEVFSKTAARRLEDRQALDELYTSLVLKRDQVAKNAGFANYRDYKFEDLGRFDYNKEDVFQFHEAIRTHILPLVQQILEKQKEKLQLGVLKPWDTDAEAVGVKPLEPFHTGEELVNKAISTFDELGPFFGNCLRVMKQMGRLDLESRKGKAPGGYNCPLAETGVPFIFMNAAGQMKDLTTMVHEGGHAVHSFLSHHLALSSFKEYPMEIAEVASMSMELFTMDYWNIFFDDENQLRRAKLQQLERAITIFPWIATIDKFQHWIYENPQHTVEERTAKWLEILNEFSPAMVDWSGHEDYRAITWQKQLHLFEVPFYYIEYGIAQLGAIAMWKQFRENKQNALDNYVKALSLGNTKTLPELYKAAGIKFDFSPAYVKELADFVQAEIERTRG; encoded by the coding sequence ATGGATAATAATTTAAGTGCAGATATAAAGAAACTACCGCGTGAGTTTCTCCCGGAAAATTTTACAGTGACTACCTGGGATGCGCTGCAGCCTTACTTTGAAGAGTTGGTGCAACGGCCTGTTGCTAACGTTGCTGATCTCGGGAAATGGCTGAAGGATATAAGCGAACTGGAAGCTGTTATCAGTGAAGATGCCTGCTGGCGACAGATCCGCATGACCTGCGATACCACCGATAAAACGCTGGAAGAAGCATTTACTTATTTCTGCATGGAGATACAACCCAGGCTCCAGCCTTATGCAGATGCACTCAATAAAAAGCTGCTGGATAGCCCGTTTGTAAACGAACTGGATCAGGATCTTTACAAAACCTACCTCCGCAATGTGAGGAAACAGGTGAAACTTTTCAGAGAGGAAAACATCCCTATCCAGGCAGAACTGAGCGTGATGGCGCAGCAATATGGCGTTATTGCCGGTAAGATGACGATCAATGTAAAAGGACAGGAATATACCCTGCAGCAGGCTGCCAAATTCCTCGAAAACAGCGACCGCTCCCTAAGGGAGGAAGTCTTTTCCAAAACTGCCGCCAGACGTCTGGAAGACAGGCAGGCACTCGATGAATTGTATACCAGTCTGGTGCTGAAACGCGATCAGGTAGCCAAAAATGCCGGATTCGCCAATTACCGCGATTATAAGTTTGAAGACCTCGGACGCTTCGATTATAACAAAGAAGATGTATTCCAGTTTCATGAAGCTATCAGAACGCATATCCTTCCGCTGGTACAACAAATACTCGAAAAGCAAAAGGAAAAACTCCAACTGGGCGTACTCAAACCCTGGGATACAGATGCTGAAGCCGTAGGCGTAAAGCCGCTGGAGCCCTTCCATACAGGCGAAGAACTGGTAAATAAGGCGATCAGCACCTTCGATGAATTGGGGCCTTTCTTCGGAAATTGTCTTCGTGTCATGAAACAAATGGGCCGGCTCGATCTGGAAAGCCGCAAGGGGAAAGCTCCTGGTGGCTATAACTGCCCGCTGGCAGAAACCGGCGTACCGTTTATTTTTATGAACGCAGCAGGCCAGATGAAAGACCTCACTACCATGGTTCATGAAGGAGGCCATGCGGTACATTCTTTCCTCAGCCATCACCTGGCCCTCAGTTCTTTTAAGGAATATCCCATGGAAATAGCCGAGGTAGCCAGCATGAGTATGGAACTCTTCACCATGGATTATTGGAATATCTTCTTCGATGACGAAAACCAGCTGCGTCGTGCCAAACTGCAACAACTGGAACGTGCCATCACCATTTTCCCATGGATAGCTACCATCGATAAATTCCAGCATTGGATCTACGAAAATCCGCAGCATACCGTTGAAGAACGCACTGCTAAATGGCTGGAAATACTCAATGAATTCTCCCCCGCAATGGTCGACTGGTCCGGGCATGAAGATTATCGTGCCATCACATGGCAGAAACAGCTGCATCTCTTTGAAGTACCCTTCTATTATATCGAATATGGGATCGCTCAACTCGGTGCTATCGCCATGTGGAAACAGTTCAGGGAGAACAAACAAAATGCGCTCGATAACTACGTAAAAGCACTTAGCCTGGGTAACACCAAAACCCTGCCTGAACTCTACAAGGCTGCCGGAATCAAATTCGACTTCTCACCAGCTTATGTAAAAGAACTCGCAGACTTCGTACAAGCCGAGATCGAAAGAACCAGAGGATAG
- a CDS encoding transcriptional repressor, whose translation MGAKQQVTEKISSLLRESKLSVTETRTKILELFFKSSGALEHSDFEKLAGQSFDRVTVYRTLQTFLDKGIIHKIPTTDTSVRYALCKSECSEHHHHDHHIHFKCEECGATTCLEETDVPLIQLPKGYAAHNVEVVVSGVCKECK comes from the coding sequence ATGGGCGCCAAACAACAAGTAACAGAAAAAATTAGCAGCTTGTTGCGTGAAAGCAAGCTGAGTGTAACAGAAACCAGGACAAAAATTCTGGAGCTGTTTTTTAAAAGCAGCGGTGCACTGGAACATAGTGATTTTGAAAAACTGGCTGGTCAGTCATTTGACCGCGTAACCGTATACAGGACACTGCAAACATTCCTTGACAAGGGAATCATCCATAAAATACCAACTACCGATACGTCGGTGCGTTATGCATTGTGCAAGTCGGAATGTTCAGAGCATCATCATCACGACCATCATATACACTTTAAGTGCGAAGAGTGTGGGGCTACTACCTGCCTCGAAGAAACGGATGTGCCACTGATACAGCTTCCTAAGGGCTATGCGGCGCATAATGTAGAGGTGGTGGTGAGTGGAGTGTGTAAGGAATGTAAATAG
- a CDS encoding DUF5606 domain-containing protein, giving the protein MQYREIVAVTGLGGLFQLVASKQDGAIVRSLEDKSTRFVSSRVHNFTPLESIEVFTTGENVNLAEVFKAMDEKASSFPPVDGKADNNAIKAYFKSVFPEFDEERVYVSDMKKMVKWFGILKANELLKFEEILADGEEEVVEEVAVEEAAPEKKKKAAPAEEAVAEAEEKPKKARAKKATEKDGEEGTSEKAPKKAKAKKDEAPAAEGEEPKKAAKPRKKKTEE; this is encoded by the coding sequence ATGCAGTACAGAGAAATTGTTGCAGTAACCGGATTGGGCGGTTTGTTTCAGTTAGTAGCCAGTAAACAAGATGGCGCCATCGTAAGGTCACTGGAAGATAAAAGCACAAGGTTTGTATCTTCCCGCGTGCATAATTTTACTCCACTGGAAAGTATCGAAGTATTTACTACCGGCGAAAACGTAAACCTGGCAGAAGTGTTTAAAGCCATGGATGAAAAAGCTTCCTCATTTCCGCCTGTAGATGGTAAAGCAGATAACAATGCTATCAAAGCTTATTTCAAGAGCGTATTCCCTGAATTCGATGAAGAAAGAGTATATGTGAGTGATATGAAGAAGATGGTAAAATGGTTTGGAATCCTCAAAGCAAACGAGCTTTTGAAATTTGAAGAGATCCTCGCCGATGGTGAAGAAGAAGTAGTGGAAGAAGTGGCTGTAGAAGAAGCTGCTCCGGAGAAAAAGAAAAAGGCCGCTCCTGCAGAAGAAGCAGTAGCTGAGGCGGAAGAAAAGCCAAAGAAAGCACGCGCTAAGAAAGCGACAGAAAAAGACGGAGAAGAAGGCACCAGCGAAAAAGCTCCTAAGAAAGCAAAAGCTAAGAAAGATGAAGCGCCGGCTGCAGAAGGTGAAGAGCCTAAAAAAGCTGCTAAGCCACGCAAGAAGAAAACTGAAGAATAA
- a CDS encoding aspartate-semialdehyde dehydrogenase: MKVAVVGATGLVGSKMLQVLAERNFPVTELIPVASEKSVGKEVTFKGKTWKVVNADTAISMKPNVAIFSAGGSTSLEWAPKFAAAGITVIDNSSAWRMDPGKKLVVPEVNGDALEQSDKIIANPNCSTIQMVLVLKPLHEKYKIKRVVVSTYQSVTGTGVKAVTQLMNERQGISGEMAYPYQIDLNVIPQIDVFLDNGYTKEEMKMVNETKKIMRDDNILVTATTVRIPVMGGHSEAVNIEFENEYDLKELRGLLEQTPGVIVVDDPSAAKYPMPKDAHDKDEVFVGRIRRDETQPKTVNMWIVADNLRKGAATNAVQIAEYLSGKNWL; encoded by the coding sequence ATGAAAGTTGCCGTAGTCGGAGCAACCGGACTGGTTGGCTCAAAAATGTTACAGGTGTTAGCGGAAAGGAATTTTCCGGTTACAGAATTGATTCCCGTGGCTTCTGAGAAGTCCGTAGGTAAGGAAGTAACATTTAAGGGTAAGACCTGGAAGGTAGTGAATGCCGATACTGCAATTTCAATGAAGCCCAATGTGGCTATATTTTCCGCAGGAGGCAGTACTTCCCTGGAATGGGCGCCTAAATTTGCTGCGGCCGGGATTACAGTGATCGATAACTCCAGTGCATGGAGAATGGATCCGGGTAAAAAACTGGTAGTACCGGAAGTAAATGGTGATGCACTCGAACAATCTGATAAAATCATTGCCAATCCTAACTGCTCCACTATACAGATGGTATTGGTGCTGAAACCACTGCATGAAAAATATAAAATCAAAAGGGTAGTGGTATCAACCTATCAGTCTGTTACAGGTACGGGTGTGAAGGCGGTTACACAGCTGATGAATGAAAGACAGGGCATCAGCGGTGAAATGGCATATCCATACCAGATTGATCTGAACGTTATTCCGCAGATCGATGTTTTTCTCGATAACGGCTATACGAAAGAGGAAATGAAAATGGTGAATGAAACCAAGAAGATCATGCGCGATGATAACATCCTTGTAACGGCTACGACTGTACGTATTCCGGTAATGGGAGGTCATAGCGAAGCAGTGAATATAGAGTTTGAAAATGAATATGATCTGAAAGAGCTGAGAGGCCTGCTGGAACAAACGCCTGGTGTGATAGTGGTAGATGATCCGTCTGCAGCGAAATACCCCATGCCTAAAGATGCGCACGATAAAGACGAAGTATTTGTTGGCCGCATACGCAGGGATGAAACACAGCCTAAGACGGTAAATATGTGGATCGTAGCAGACAACCTGCGTAAGGGTGCGGCTACTAACGCAGTACAGATCGCCGAATACCTGAGTGGTAAGAACTGGTTATAA